One part of the Candidatus Mancarchaeum acidiphilum genome encodes these proteins:
- a CDS encoding transposase: protein MSMDRDVNAAQNILKRALDSISPTTEGHSGSQACRDDIRPSAGEAVAYEAGTTWVAS from the coding sequence ATGTCAATGGACAGGGATGTGAATGCGGCACAGAATATACTCAAAAGGGCTTTGGACTCTATCAGTCCAACTACCGAAGGGCATTCGGGAAGTCAAGCTTGCAGAGACGACATAAGACCTTCCGCAGGGGAGGCAGTTGCCTATGAAGCAGGAACTACCTGGGTGGCATCATGA